One genomic segment of Culturomica massiliensis includes these proteins:
- the priA gene encoding replication restart helicase PriA, translated as MKFADIIIPLAVEGVFTYAVPVALEEKVGEGKLVIVSFAGNKKYTGVVWRIHEKQPVGYKVKNIEAVTDDRLQLSGVHLQFLFWMAEYYMAYPGEVLRAALPVVFRLESFTAVTLGDTEIDFDDLTDNGQALLRFLRPGQYVAMREIEKYLGIKNGMGLVKSMLDKGYIQIKETIDEIFREKTEKWILWARPYAEEELSGILDALRRASGQYKMLCRWIEAGKEQMEKQHFLKQSGGSAAILKSLCEKNILKIEERKVSRLGEDKAGEQQANPLSLQQESAIKQIRDYFTSKDCVLLRGVTSSGKTEVYIHLIREYISRGKQVLYMLPEIALTVQIIRRLRRVFGDTIGIYHSGMPDNIRAELWKKQSGPKPYPVILGVRSSLFLPFQKLGLVIVDEEHDPSYKQKEPAPRYHGRDAAIMLANLCGAKVLLGSATPSFESYYNTKTGKYGYVQLTSRYGDIRMPELLLADLAEYRRKKLMKGVFSPVLIQEMQRTLNEGNQIILFQNRRGYSTYLQCDCCGSILKCSHCDVSMTYYKQRDLLSCRYCGSIKRNVSLCTECGKGHYRQKTPGTERVEEEVAALFPDARIARMDLEVMSSKAKYHRVIHDFEEGKTNILVGTQMVSKGLDFANVKLVGVIDADSMVNFPDFRSEERAYCMLMQVGGRSGRKGEQGKVIVQTADPDNRVYRMVMNGDYDVFYTEIAAEREQFVYPPFCRLIQVELRHKEVVVVRNAVNLLVGRLRVELGRRVWGPAVPEVSKIGEMHRVQLLIKIEYKVSLSRIKSFLKEELSALQSDKGFTGLRVYCDVDPQN; from the coding sequence GTGAAATTTGCAGATATAATTATACCATTGGCTGTAGAAGGGGTTTTTACCTATGCTGTACCTGTTGCTTTGGAGGAAAAAGTGGGGGAAGGCAAACTTGTCATTGTATCTTTTGCCGGAAATAAAAAATATACGGGTGTCGTATGGCGGATTCATGAGAAACAACCGGTCGGCTATAAGGTTAAAAATATAGAGGCTGTAACGGATGATCGTCTGCAATTGTCCGGGGTGCATTTACAATTTTTATTTTGGATGGCCGAATATTATATGGCTTATCCGGGAGAGGTGCTTCGGGCTGCTTTACCGGTTGTGTTCCGTTTGGAAAGTTTTACGGCGGTTACATTGGGGGATACGGAGATTGATTTCGATGATCTGACTGATAATGGACAGGCATTGTTGCGTTTTTTACGACCGGGGCAATATGTCGCTATGCGGGAAATAGAGAAATATCTCGGTATCAAAAACGGGATGGGGCTTGTCAAATCCATGCTGGATAAAGGATATATACAAATCAAAGAAACAATAGACGAAATTTTCCGGGAAAAGACCGAAAAATGGATACTTTGGGCGCGTCCTTATGCGGAAGAGGAACTTTCCGGTATTCTCGATGCTTTGAGGCGGGCTTCGGGGCAGTATAAAATGTTGTGCCGGTGGATAGAAGCAGGGAAAGAACAAATGGAAAAACAGCATTTTTTGAAGCAGTCGGGTGGTTCTGCTGCAATTCTGAAATCACTTTGTGAAAAGAATATCCTGAAAATCGAAGAGCGAAAAGTGAGTCGTTTGGGGGAAGATAAAGCCGGGGAACAGCAGGCAAATCCGCTTTCATTGCAACAGGAGTCCGCTATAAAGCAGATCAGAGATTATTTTACGTCCAAAGATTGTGTTTTATTACGGGGGGTTACTTCGTCCGGAAAAACAGAGGTATATATTCATCTGATCCGGGAATATATATCCCGGGGTAAGCAGGTGTTGTACATGTTACCGGAAATAGCTTTGACGGTTCAGATTATACGACGTTTAAGACGGGTTTTCGGGGATACTATCGGAATTTATCATTCCGGAATGCCGGATAATATAAGGGCTGAATTGTGGAAAAAGCAATCCGGTCCGAAACCTTATCCGGTGATTTTAGGGGTTCGGTCTTCGTTGTTTTTACCTTTTCAGAAATTGGGACTGGTGATTGTGGACGAAGAACATGATCCTTCCTATAAGCAAAAAGAACCGGCTCCACGCTATCACGGACGGGATGCAGCCATTATGCTGGCCAATTTGTGTGGAGCGAAAGTGTTGCTGGGATCGGCGACACCTTCTTTTGAAAGTTATTATAATACGAAAACCGGTAAATACGGCTATGTACAATTGACTTCCCGGTACGGGGATATCCGGATGCCGGAACTTTTGTTGGCCGATCTGGCAGAGTATCGTCGTAAAAAACTGATGAAAGGAGTATTTTCACCGGTTTTGATTCAGGAAATGCAACGGACGTTGAATGAAGGAAATCAGATTATCCTTTTTCAGAATCGTCGGGGGTATTCGACATATTTGCAATGTGATTGTTGTGGTTCTATATTGAAATGCAGTCATTGTGATGTCAGTATGACTTATTATAAACAACGCGACTTGTTAAGTTGCCGGTATTGCGGAAGTATAAAGAGGAACGTATCACTTTGTACGGAATGCGGAAAAGGCCATTACCGTCAAAAGACGCCCGGTACGGAGCGGGTGGAGGAAGAAGTGGCTGCACTGTTTCCGGATGCCAGAATTGCCCGTATGGATTTGGAAGTCATGAGCAGTAAAGCAAAGTATCACCGGGTTATTCATGATTTTGAGGAGGGTAAGACGAATATACTTGTCGGAACTCAAATGGTTTCTAAGGGATTGGATTTTGCTAATGTTAAATTGGTGGGTGTCATCGATGCGGACAGTATGGTTAATTTCCCGGATTTCCGTTCAGAGGAAAGGGCGTATTGTATGTTGATGCAAGTGGGGGGACGTAGCGGAAGAAAAGGGGAGCAGGGAAAAGTCATTGTTCAGACTGCCGATCCCGATAACCGGGTGTACCGAATGGTGATGAACGGTGATTACGATGTATTTTATACGGAGATTGCCGCCGAACGGGAACAGTTTGTTTATCCTCCTTTTTGCCGGTTGATTCAGGTGGAGTTGAGACATAAGGAGGTGGTGGTGGTGAGAAATGCGGTGAATCTACTGGTGGGCCGTCTACGGGTGGAGCTGGGGCGTCGTGTATGGGGGCCTGCCGTGCCGGAAGTTAGTAAGATCGGTGAAATGCACCGGGTACAATTATTGATTAAAATCGAATATAAGGTCTCTCTTTCCAGAATAAAATCTTTTCTTAAGGAAGAATTATCGGCTTTGCAGTCGGACAAAGGATTTACCGGGCTCCGGGTGTACTGTGATGTCGACCCTCAGAATTGA
- a CDS encoding TonB family protein — MKTIISCLLLLSWTCFCPELSAQQQNGMIREDGAYYIADQMPEYPGGIEAMLKYIESNIQYPREALTQKVQSRVYVQFVVNKNGKVSQAEISRGSHPLLDKEAIRVVSNMPKWIPGKNKGKKVPVIYTLPITFKITPSMSSISDIKISNDTGTTLQGIWQICKLNNTSDNEKYSITAGPYMKILSTDNRFTNLALNTSGHVSVITSNGTYTQTSDSTYVESVSESIMNPKLSGKDITIHFKFLNANLLMISFQSVDPLLQGKEYWTRVFLPQPANQHN; from the coding sequence ATGAAAACCATTATTTCCTGTTTACTTTTACTATCCTGGACATGTTTTTGCCCGGAATTATCTGCCCAACAACAAAACGGTATGATACGTGAAGACGGAGCCTATTATATTGCCGACCAGATGCCGGAATATCCGGGAGGAATTGAGGCCATGCTCAAATATATAGAAAGCAACATCCAATATCCCCGGGAAGCATTGACACAAAAAGTCCAAAGTCGGGTATACGTACAATTCGTCGTCAATAAAAACGGAAAAGTCAGTCAGGCTGAAATCAGCCGGGGTTCTCATCCTCTATTAGACAAGGAAGCCATTCGGGTTGTCTCCAACATGCCGAAATGGATTCCGGGAAAAAATAAAGGGAAAAAAGTACCGGTCATATACACGCTTCCGATTACTTTCAAAATAACACCTTCTATGTCATCTATTTCCGATATTAAAATCAGCAACGATACCGGAACAACATTACAAGGTATATGGCAAATATGCAAACTCAATAACACATCCGATAACGAAAAATACAGTATTACAGCCGGACCTTATATGAAAATCCTTTCAACGGACAATCGTTTCACAAATCTGGCCCTGAATACATCCGGTCATGTATCTGTCATCACCTCAAACGGTACCTATACCCAAACATCAGACAGTACCTATGTAGAAAGCGTTTCAGAATCAATTATGAACCCTAAATTATCCGGAAAAGATATTACAATTCACTTTAAATTCCTCAATGCCAATCTGTTGATGATCAGTTTTCAATCGGTTGATCCTCTTTTGCAGGGAAAAGAATACTGGACACGGGTTTTTCTGCCACAGCCTGCCAATCAACACAACTAA
- the pfkA gene encoding 6-phosphofructokinase codes for MGKIKRIGVLTSGGDAPGMNAAIRAVVRSAIYYGCEAYGIYGGYQGLINGDIKRMKSYDVSNIIQRGGTILKSARSTEFRTPEGRTKAAAVLAEHKIDALVVIGGDGSFTGARLLIQEHDIPVVGIPGTIDNDLYGTDSTIGYDTAVNTAVEAVDKIKDTASAHNRLFFVEVMGRDAGFIALRTAIATGAEAVLVPEIDTDIADLESFLAKDYDPTKSSGIVIVAEGEKEGGAYSVADKVSKAHPEYDIRVSVLGHMQRGGSPSAFDRVLASQLGVAAVDALMDDQKSIMVGIMNKEIVHVPFNKTIKNSKGLNPELLNLVRVLSNR; via the coding sequence ATGGGAAAAATTAAAAGAATCGGAGTTCTTACATCGGGTGGGGATGCACCGGGGATGAATGCTGCTATTCGTGCAGTGGTGAGATCTGCCATATACTATGGTTGTGAAGCTTACGGTATATATGGGGGATATCAGGGGTTGATCAATGGGGATATCAAACGGATGAAATCCTATGACGTAAGCAATATTATCCAGCGGGGGGGAACGATTTTGAAGTCTGCCCGTAGTACTGAATTCCGTACGCCGGAAGGAAGAACAAAGGCTGCAGCGGTGTTGGCAGAACACAAGATCGATGCTTTGGTGGTTATCGGTGGTGACGGTTCGTTTACCGGAGCCCGTTTATTGATTCAGGAGCACGATATTCCGGTAGTCGGTATTCCGGGTACGATCGATAATGACTTATACGGAACCGATTCGACGATCGGGTATGATACGGCTGTTAATACGGCTGTAGAAGCTGTGGACAAAATTAAGGATACCGCCAGTGCACACAACCGTTTGTTTTTTGTGGAGGTAATGGGACGTGATGCCGGTTTTATTGCTTTGCGGACGGCTATCGCTACGGGAGCAGAAGCCGTATTGGTGCCGGAGATAGATACTGATATTGCAGACCTTGAATCCTTCCTTGCCAAAGACTACGATCCGACGAAATCCAGCGGTATTGTTATCGTAGCGGAAGGAGAAAAAGAAGGGGGTGCCTACAGTGTAGCGGATAAGGTTTCCAAAGCTCATCCGGAATATGATATCCGGGTGTCTGTACTCGGACATATGCAACGCGGCGGATCGCCTTCGGCTTTTGACCGTGTATTGGCCAGCCAATTGGGGGTTGCTGCGGTAGATGCTCTTATGGATGATCAGAAGAGTATTATGGTCGGTATCATGAATAAAGAAATTGTTCATGTGCCTTTCAATAAGACGATTAAAAATTCCAAAGGGTTAAATCCGGAATTATTGAATCTGGTGAGGGTTTTATCGAACCGATAA
- a CDS encoding 4-hydroxy-3-methylbut-2-enyl diphosphate reductase, which translates to MRVEIDENSGFCTGVVNAICKAEDELKKGTLYCIGDIVHNNLEMERLEKKGLKTIGHEEFAGLKNCRVLFRAHGEPPSSYQRALANGVEVIDASCPVVLNLQKRIREAYEKIKPAGGQVVIYGKRGHAEVSGLVGQTNGEAIVVETEADLVQVDFSKPVVLFSQTTKSLDGFRNIAGIIQEKGQDEVVVYDTICRKVANRIPQLINFAKMHDVIIFVSGKKSSNGRQLFAVCKEVNERTYFVQDVRDLKKEMFLGAESVGISGATSTPLWVMEEIQNVIKKQE; encoded by the coding sequence ATGCGGGTTGAGATAGATGAAAATTCGGGTTTTTGTACAGGTGTCGTAAATGCGATCTGTAAAGCAGAGGACGAACTGAAAAAAGGAACTCTTTACTGTATCGGGGATATTGTGCATAATAACCTGGAAATGGAGAGACTGGAGAAGAAAGGCTTGAAGACGATCGGACACGAGGAATTTGCAGGGTTGAAAAATTGCAGGGTATTGTTCCGGGCGCATGGAGAACCGCCTTCTTCTTACCAACGGGCCTTGGCCAATGGGGTTGAAGTGATCGACGCTTCCTGTCCGGTCGTATTGAATTTGCAGAAACGTATCCGTGAAGCTTATGAAAAGATAAAACCTGCAGGCGGACAGGTGGTGATTTACGGTAAGCGGGGACATGCGGAGGTGAGCGGATTGGTAGGACAGACAAACGGGGAGGCGATTGTTGTGGAGACGGAAGCAGATCTGGTACAGGTTGATTTCAGTAAGCCGGTGGTGTTGTTTTCCCAGACGACGAAGAGTCTGGACGGGTTCCGGAATATAGCCGGAATTATACAGGAGAAGGGACAGGATGAGGTGGTTGTTTATGATACGATTTGCCGAAAGGTGGCGAACCGAATTCCGCAGTTGATAAATTTTGCAAAAATGCATGATGTTATTATTTTTGTGAGCGGAAAAAAAAGCTCTAACGGCAGGCAATTATTTGCTGTGTGTAAAGAGGTTAATGAAAGGACATATTTTGTGCAGGATGTGCGGGATTTGAAAAAAGAGATGTTCTTGGGGGCAGAAAGCGTTGGGATCAGTGGGGCGACATCGACGCCATTGTGGGTAATGGAAGAGATTCAAAATGTGATAAAAAAGCAAGAATAA
- the cmk gene encoding (d)CMP kinase has product MEKCKALIIAVDGHSSTGKSTVAKLLATRLGYVYIDTGAMYRAVTLAAMRNGLINGEYVDEEKLRICLKNLVIDFRYNEGHARNEIYLNGENVEERIRGMEVSGNVSLVARIGFVRTYLVEQQREMGKTGGIVMDGRDIGSVVFPNADVKFFMTASPQVRAMRRYKELTAKGEAVDYAEVEENVRKRDYIDEHREESPLKRTEDAVLIDNSNMTIEEEVQVMMAVIEKKKC; this is encoded by the coding sequence ATGGAAAAATGTAAAGCATTGATTATCGCGGTAGATGGACATTCGTCCACGGGAAAAAGCACTGTAGCAAAATTATTGGCCACCCGTCTCGGGTATGTATATATCGACACCGGTGCCATGTACCGGGCGGTTACATTGGCCGCTATGCGCAACGGATTGATCAACGGTGAATATGTGGATGAAGAAAAGCTGCGTATTTGCCTGAAAAATCTGGTTATTGATTTCAGATATAATGAGGGACATGCCCGGAATGAAATTTATTTGAACGGAGAAAATGTAGAGGAGAGAATCAGGGGGATGGAAGTGTCCGGAAATGTGAGTTTGGTTGCCAGAATAGGTTTTGTAAGGACTTATCTGGTGGAGCAGCAACGGGAAATGGGGAAGACCGGAGGCATTGTCATGGACGGCAGGGATATCGGGAGTGTGGTGTTTCCGAATGCAGATGTTAAATTCTTTATGACGGCTTCACCTCAGGTGAGAGCAATGCGTAGATATAAGGAATTGACGGCAAAGGGAGAGGCGGTTGATTATGCCGAGGTGGAGGAAAATGTGAGAAAGCGGGATTATATCGATGAACACCGGGAAGAGAGCCCTTTGAAGAGAACAGAAGATGCTGTTTTAATTGATAACAGCAATATGACGATAGAAGAGGAAGTTCAGGTTATGATGGCTGTTATCGAAAAAAAGAAATGTTGA
- a CDS encoding NUDIX domain-containing protein, whose product MEKQYCYKYPRPALTTDCVVFGFDGADLSVLLIRRANEPFQYAWAFPGGFLEMNETVEEGVLRELREETGIIPAFTEQVKVFSAVDRDPRGRIITVAFYTLVKMQDYVPEAGDDASRCKWCRVDELPPLAFDHEEILQAALVKLQERLHLTADDRGAVETSFSAPVLQRLYDAIANSRE is encoded by the coding sequence ATGGAAAAGCAGTATTGTTACAAATATCCGCGTCCTGCTTTGACAACGGATTGTGTTGTTTTCGGTTTCGATGGAGCGGATTTGAGTGTTTTACTGATCCGGCGGGCAAATGAACCTTTTCAGTATGCGTGGGCATTTCCCGGTGGTTTTCTGGAAATGAACGAGACGGTGGAGGAAGGAGTATTGCGGGAATTACGGGAGGAAACCGGTATTATACCGGCTTTTACCGAACAGGTAAAAGTCTTTTCGGCAGTAGACAGAGATCCGCGGGGACGTATTATTACCGTGGCTTTTTATACTTTGGTAAAAATGCAGGATTATGTACCTGAGGCCGGAGATGATGCTTCCCGGTGTAAATGGTGTCGTGTTGACGAGTTGCCGCCTTTGGCGTTCGATCATGAAGAAATATTGCAGGCGGCATTGGTGAAATTACAGGAGCGTCTGCATTTGACAGCCGATGACAGGGGAGCTGTAGAGACTTCATTTTCTGCTCCGGTATTACAACGTTTGTATGACGCAATCGCCAATAGCCGGGAATAG
- a CDS encoding O-acetyl-ADP-ribose deacetylase, whose translation MKRIEIILGDITKLQVDAIVNAANTTLLGGGGVDGAIHRAAGPGLLEECRKLQGCPTGEAKITGGYCLPARYVIHTVGPVYRDGKQGEPELLASCYRNSLRLAVAHHLKTLAFPCISTGVYRFPKGKAAGIALREIGDFLVHHTDFEKITAVCFEEEDYRLYRQLVKKMGLES comes from the coding sequence ATGAAACGTATAGAAATTATCCTGGGAGATATTACGAAATTGCAAGTAGATGCGATTGTCAATGCTGCGAATACGACTTTATTGGGCGGTGGCGGAGTTGATGGGGCGATACATCGGGCAGCCGGTCCCGGGCTTTTGGAAGAATGCCGGAAATTACAGGGATGCCCGACCGGAGAAGCAAAAATTACCGGAGGATATTGCTTGCCGGCTCGTTACGTCATTCACACGGTAGGCCCGGTATATCGGGACGGTAAACAGGGAGAGCCTGAGTTACTTGCCTCTTGTTATCGCAACAGTTTGCGATTGGCTGTGGCTCATCATTTGAAAACCCTGGCATTTCCTTGTATCAGTACGGGGGTATATCGTTTTCCGAAAGGTAAAGCAGCCGGTATTGCACTACGGGAAATAGGTGATTTTTTGGTACATCATACGGATTTTGAAAAAATAACGGCCGTTTGTTTTGAAGAGGAGGATTACCGGTTGTATCGGCAGCTCGTAAAGAAAATGGGGTTAGAAAGCTAA
- a CDS encoding FimB/Mfa2 family fimbrial subunit: protein MKWLIIIVIMVVLGACRRDSEPWSEDDPKQEVAVVVRTGSSVGAFSPVNYQLFVYDEQKQETDFCEVPPEAGDARRFRWKLSPGTYTGFCMVNVVNQTVLEYSKSKTPEQIFVKLEKNAGNYTEAADYLLGQADFTVTEGEPVPVVFDMQRKVAQLRVIVENVPENLTDLTIHVFSIPLKMNLLGNYTSETGTLIKTAGISVAGISTTGILLFPPVGESGLMLSYRVGNTPYQTPVRSIQTLTANRITEIKAVFGSIPGSEWVGFETEIYDWEETIVRERDWYIDMPPDVCKGVGNGVNLIQNGDFEGGVTEGIPEHWKLDANGTDKKSVVVDAPVYQGNKAVRLEGKTYLYQDVPVSEGRCYQLRMYVRADVAEVKWRVWCTWMAGNRSLASEEIRSSAYGYQTEGYVDVFRNGIFRAPAGTTKLRMEVRTYMSSWTGGTGLYVDTVAAELVE from the coding sequence ATGAAGTGGTTAATTATCATTGTTATAATGGTAGTTCTCGGGGCGTGTCGTCGCGATTCGGAGCCTTGGTCTGAAGATGATCCGAAGCAAGAAGTTGCCGTTGTCGTGAGAACGGGTAGCAGTGTCGGTGCATTTTCACCGGTGAATTATCAGTTGTTTGTTTATGATGAGCAGAAACAGGAAACCGACTTTTGTGAAGTCCCTCCGGAAGCCGGAGATGCCCGTCGGTTCAGATGGAAATTGTCTCCCGGCACATATACCGGTTTTTGTATGGTGAATGTTGTCAATCAGACGGTTTTGGAATACAGTAAATCGAAGACTCCGGAACAAATATTCGTGAAATTAGAAAAAAATGCCGGGAATTATACGGAAGCTGCAGATTATTTATTGGGGCAGGCGGATTTTACAGTGACTGAGGGAGAGCCGGTGCCGGTGGTTTTCGATATGCAACGCAAAGTGGCACAGTTGCGGGTTATTGTTGAAAATGTGCCGGAAAATTTGACAGATCTGACAATTCATGTATTTTCAATTCCTTTGAAAATGAATTTACTGGGAAATTATACAAGTGAGACGGGTACTTTGATTAAAACAGCCGGAATTTCGGTTGCGGGTATTTCCACAACCGGGATTTTACTGTTTCCGCCTGTAGGAGAGAGTGGGTTGATGTTGTCTTATAGGGTCGGGAATACACCTTATCAGACTCCTGTACGTTCGATACAGACATTGACGGCGAACCGGATAACGGAGATAAAAGCTGTATTCGGGAGTATACCGGGTTCGGAATGGGTTGGATTTGAAACGGAAATATACGATTGGGAAGAAACGATTGTCCGGGAAAGAGATTGGTATATTGATATGCCGCCCGATGTGTGCAAAGGGGTAGGAAATGGGGTTAACTTGATACAAAACGGTGATTTTGAAGGAGGAGTAACGGAAGGGATACCGGAACACTGGAAATTGGATGCCAACGGAACGGATAAGAAAAGTGTGGTTGTCGATGCTCCGGTTTATCAGGGGAATAAAGCTGTCCGGTTGGAGGGGAAGACCTATTTGTACCAGGATGTACCGGTTTCTGAAGGACGATGTTACCAATTGCGGATGTATGTGAGAGCCGATGTTGCGGAGGTGAAGTGGCGGGTGTGGTGTACCTGGATGGCCGGAAACCGGAGTCTGGCTTCGGAGGAAATACGTTCTTCGGCCTATGGCTATCAGACCGAGGGGTATGTTGATGTATTCAGAAACGGGATTTTCAGGGCTCCGGCCGGAACAACTAAATTGCGAATGGAGGTCCGGACATATATGTCGTCATGGACAGGGGGAACCGGACTGTATGTGGATACCGTGGCGGCGGAATTGGTAGAATAG
- a CDS encoding MATE family efflux transporter, with the protein MNRRILRLAIPSIVSNITVPLLGLVDVAIVGHLGTAAYIGAIAVGGLLFNILYWNFGFLRMGTSGLTSQAYGRKDANAQIRVLAQAIAVGLISAIVILILQYPIERLAFYFLDTSREVEQYAVTYFRVCVWGAPAVLSMYGFKGWFIGMQNSRYPMYIAIAVNVINIACSLFFVFGLGMKVEGVALGTVVAEYSGLCMAIWLWRKEYGFLRSRFVWQESIRFGAMRRFFAVNRDIFLRTLCLIAVTTFFTSSGARQGNVILAVNTLLMQLFTLFSYVMDGFAYAAEALAGRYIGACNLKHLRHAVRNLFGWGIGLSLLFTLLYGIGGKHFLEVLTNEKEVIVVAGDYYYWVLAVPLAGFAAFLWDGILIGATATRQMLWSMAAAAAVFFLIYYGFSGDVDNHVLWLAFLAYLFIRGLMQTILGRIIFTPAYLKKMSCK; encoded by the coding sequence ATGAACCGCAGGATTCTTCGTTTGGCCATACCTTCTATTGTATCCAATATCACTGTTCCTTTGTTGGGACTGGTCGATGTGGCTATTGTGGGGCATTTGGGGACGGCTGCCTATATCGGAGCAATTGCTGTCGGAGGTTTGTTGTTCAATATTCTGTATTGGAATTTCGGTTTTTTACGGATGGGCACCAGTGGCCTGACTTCCCAGGCCTATGGCAGAAAAGATGCAAATGCTCAGATTCGGGTGTTGGCACAGGCAATTGCTGTGGGATTGATTTCAGCAATTGTCATACTGATTTTACAATATCCGATAGAACGTTTGGCTTTTTATTTTCTCGATACGAGTAGGGAGGTTGAACAATATGCGGTAACTTATTTCCGGGTTTGTGTATGGGGGGCACCGGCAGTATTGTCGATGTACGGATTTAAGGGGTGGTTTATCGGTATGCAGAATTCCCGTTACCCGATGTATATTGCAATTGCAGTTAATGTAATTAATATTGCCTGCAGTCTCTTTTTTGTTTTCGGATTGGGTATGAAGGTTGAAGGGGTTGCTTTGGGGACTGTCGTTGCCGAGTATTCGGGATTGTGTATGGCAATATGGCTGTGGAGAAAAGAATACGGTTTTCTTCGTTCGCGGTTTGTTTGGCAGGAAAGTATACGATTCGGTGCGATGCGTCGTTTTTTTGCCGTAAACCGGGATATTTTTTTGCGTACGCTTTGTTTGATTGCTGTAACGACTTTTTTTACTTCCAGTGGTGCCCGTCAGGGAAATGTGATTTTAGCCGTGAATACGCTGTTGATGCAATTATTTACTCTTTTTTCATATGTTATGGATGGATTCGCCTATGCGGCAGAAGCTTTAGCCGGTCGTTATATCGGTGCCTGTAATTTAAAGCATTTGCGTCATGCTGTGCGGAATTTATTCGGTTGGGGAATAGGCTTGTCCTTGTTGTTTACATTATTATACGGAATAGGAGGGAAACACTTTTTGGAAGTATTGACCAATGAAAAGGAGGTGATTGTTGTTGCCGGGGATTATTATTATTGGGTATTGGCTGTTCCTTTGGCCGGTTTTGCAGCTTTTTTGTGGGATGGAATCTTGATCGGTGCAACTGCTACCCGCCAGATGTTGTGGTCTATGGCTGCTGCTGCCGCAGTATTTTTTCTGATATACTACGGATTTTCAGGAGATGTTGATAATCATGTGTTATGGTTAGCTTTCCTCGCTTATTTATTCATACGTGGTTTGATGCAAACTATTTTGGGGCGAATTATATTTACACCTGCCTATTTGAAAAAAATGTCTTGTAAATGA